One Ammoniphilus sp. CFH 90114 genomic window carries:
- a CDS encoding CBO0543 family protein — MEITYELLWEIRELQDKIVLLDIERWSFYAFRTWNWWLLVAFLIVPWMIWMKLLDKQRVMEILLFGMIIILLTVNLDSLGTQLGYWMYPVKLIPIIPKALPFDASVVPVAYMLIYQYFYSWKSYSLALVAMAVIYAFVGEPLAHWLDQVLYVKWNYIYSFFYYLLTGIAVKWLVDKVVRVAKGARS, encoded by the coding sequence GTGGAAATCACATATGAATTATTATGGGAAATAAGAGAACTACAAGATAAAATAGTTCTATTAGATATAGAGCGTTGGTCTTTTTATGCGTTTAGGACATGGAATTGGTGGTTATTGGTCGCTTTCTTGATTGTGCCGTGGATGATATGGATGAAATTATTGGATAAACAAAGAGTAATGGAAATTTTACTTTTTGGCATGATCATCATTCTTCTTACTGTTAATCTCGATTCATTAGGAACTCAGTTAGGTTATTGGATGTATCCAGTGAAGTTAATCCCTATTATTCCAAAAGCGTTACCTTTTGATGCCAGTGTCGTCCCTGTAGCCTATATGCTGATATACCAGTATTTTTATAGCTGGAAATCGTACTCATTAGCTTTGGTTGCGATGGCTGTTATCTATGCCTTTGTCGGGGAACCCCTAGCTCATTGGTTAGATCAGGTTCTTTATGTCAAATGGAACTATATATATTCTTTCTTCTATTATCTTTTAACGGGAATAGCAGTGAAGTGGTTGGTTGACAAAGTGGTCCGAGTAGCAAAGGGAGCGAGATCGTAA
- a CDS encoding spore coat protein, whose product MNSDFLDPTNAKGMPELADSMFAMDFLLTAKNGVRNCAVALTETITPEVRSIVRAQLEEALELHNEISKLMIEKGWLHSYNVNEQFLLDIKSADTTVKIAGMKLFPDHTSRLGMFADLDH is encoded by the coding sequence ATGAACAGCGATTTCTTAGATCCAACTAACGCGAAAGGAATGCCTGAATTGGCCGATTCTATGTTTGCCATGGACTTCTTGCTGACCGCAAAAAATGGCGTGAGGAATTGTGCAGTAGCCTTGACGGAAACCATCACCCCAGAAGTCAGATCCATAGTACGCGCCCAATTGGAAGAAGCTCTTGAACTTCATAATGAAATCTCCAAGCTCATGATTGAAAAAGGATGGTTACACTCTTATAACGTGAATGAACAATTTCTGCTAGATATTAAATCTGCTGATACGACGGTGAAAATTGCGGGTATGAAGTTATTTCCTGACCATACATCCCGTCTGGGTATGTTTGCTGATCTAGATCATTAA
- a CDS encoding zinc-dependent alcohol dehydrogenase gives MKAVTYQGIKDVEVKEVQDPKIEKPDDMIIRVTSTAICGSDLHLIHGMIPNFPQDFIIGHEPMGIVEEVGPEVTKLKKGDRVIIPFNISCGSCWYCQHQLESQCDNSNPHGDMGAYFGYSETTGGYAGGQAEYLRVPYANFTSFKVPEDSELADEQITHLADAVCTGYWSADNAGVKPGDTVIVLGCGPVGLIAQKAAWLKGATRVIAVDYVDYRLEHAKKTNHVEIVNFEHFENTGMHLKEMTQGGADVVIDAVGMDGKMTPLEFLATGLKLHGGSLSPIVIASQAVRKGGTIQITGVYGGRYNGFPLGDIFQRNVNIRTGQAPVIHYMPFLYNLIAQGKLDASDVFTHVLPLNEAKRGYELMDAKLDGAIKVLLRN, from the coding sequence ATGAAAGCTGTTACATATCAAGGCATCAAAGATGTAGAAGTGAAAGAGGTCCAGGACCCTAAAATTGAGAAACCAGATGATATGATTATAAGAGTAACTAGCACTGCAATATGCGGTTCTGACCTGCACTTGATCCATGGGATGATTCCTAATTTCCCTCAAGACTTTATCATTGGGCATGAGCCTATGGGCATTGTGGAAGAAGTGGGTCCAGAGGTGACGAAACTAAAAAAAGGGGACCGAGTGATTATTCCTTTTAACATCTCCTGCGGCTCTTGCTGGTATTGCCAGCATCAGTTGGAAAGCCAATGCGATAATTCCAATCCGCATGGCGACATGGGGGCATATTTCGGCTACTCGGAAACGACGGGTGGTTACGCAGGGGGCCAGGCAGAATACCTCCGGGTACCTTACGCAAACTTTACCTCATTTAAAGTTCCTGAAGACTCTGAGCTGGCGGATGAGCAAATTACTCATTTAGCAGATGCCGTTTGTACGGGCTATTGGAGTGCGGACAATGCAGGAGTGAAACCGGGTGATACAGTCATTGTGCTAGGATGCGGTCCTGTGGGATTGATTGCCCAGAAGGCAGCCTGGTTAAAGGGAGCCACAAGAGTCATAGCGGTAGACTATGTGGATTATAGATTAGAACACGCGAAGAAAACCAACCATGTGGAAATTGTTAATTTTGAACATTTTGAAAATACAGGTATGCACTTAAAAGAAATGACCCAAGGTGGAGCCGATGTGGTGATTGATGCGGTGGGTATGGATGGAAAGATGACCCCATTAGAATTTCTTGCTACTGGTTTGAAGCTTCATGGAGGATCATTGAGTCCTATCGTCATAGCTTCCCAGGCCGTGCGTAAAGGTGGAACCATCCAGATCACGGGGGTTTACGGCGGCAGATATAATGGTTTTCCTTTAGGAGATATCTTTCAGCGAAATGTTAATATTCGAACAGGACAAGCTCCTGTCATCCACTATATGCCCTTCCTTTATAATTTAATAGCTCAGGGAAAACTGGACGCGTCAGATGTGTTTACTCATGTTCTTCCATTAAATGAAGCAAAACGCGGGTATGAGTTAATGGATGCAAAACTCGATGGAGCGATTAAGGTTCTCCTTAGGAATTAA
- a CDS encoding CBO0543 family protein, with product MSVERTILIVAWILTILALLLLVPREKFREVQLAFLIKQVITWSGAMFVVEKGWIQFPVRELSSYGSSFTYDFFVHPALCAIFIAHYPEKRSMLNKLGYYALFCSGMTLIEVMVEKNTNLIKYTGWTWYWTWIGLFITFVISRLYVRWYCK from the coding sequence ATGTCAGTTGAACGCACTATTTTGATTGTGGCATGGATTTTAACAATTCTTGCCCTTTTATTGTTGGTTCCAAGAGAAAAATTCCGCGAAGTACAGTTAGCATTTCTAATAAAACAGGTGATTACTTGGTCAGGAGCTATGTTTGTGGTTGAGAAGGGGTGGATTCAATTCCCTGTACGTGAACTTTCCTCATATGGTTCGAGTTTTACTTATGATTTTTTTGTACACCCCGCTCTTTGTGCGATTTTTATTGCTCATTACCCTGAAAAAAGGAGCATGCTTAATAAATTAGGGTACTACGCCCTGTTCTGCTCTGGAATGACATTAATAGAGGTAATGGTTGAAAAGAATACCAACTTAATCAAGTACACAGGTTGGACTTGGTATTGGACTTGGATTGGTTTATTCATTACTTTCGTCATATCACGTTTGTATGTCCGTTGGTACTGTAAGTAA
- the mnmA gene encoding tRNA 2-thiouridine(34) synthase MnmA: MKAAKDTRVVVGMSGGVDSSVTALLLKEQGYDVIGLFMKNWDDTDEYGHCTAESDYEDVWRVADQIGIPYYTVNFERQYYDKVFAYFLDEYKRGRTPNPDVLCNREIKFGDFLQKAMDIGADYVATGHYARIENVDGQYRLLRGVDSTKDQSYFLNALGQEQLSKAMFPLGHLSKQEVRKIASEAGLYTAKKKDSTGICFIGEKNFKGFLSSYLPANPGDIRTLSGELKGRHDGLMYYTLGQRHGLGLGGDGEPWFVVDKDVEQNILYVGQGANHPALFSHGLTATDVHWVSPAEAGSVFTCTAKFRYRQPDQSVTVFVRDEQTVDVFFDNPQKAVTPGQAAVFYMGEVCLGGATIDTVHKPVAIASAESA; this comes from the coding sequence ATGAAAGCAGCAAAAGATACTCGTGTTGTGGTAGGGATGTCAGGTGGCGTTGATTCATCGGTTACGGCTTTGTTGCTTAAAGAACAAGGCTATGATGTAATTGGACTTTTCATGAAAAATTGGGATGATACCGATGAGTATGGTCATTGTACCGCGGAATCGGATTATGAAGATGTCTGGAGGGTAGCAGATCAGATTGGAATTCCCTATTATACGGTGAATTTTGAAAGGCAATACTACGATAAAGTGTTTGCTTATTTTCTGGATGAATATAAGAGAGGAAGAACTCCGAATCCGGATGTATTATGCAATCGCGAAATCAAGTTTGGCGATTTTTTGCAGAAAGCGATGGATATCGGAGCAGACTATGTAGCAACTGGACATTATGCTCGCATCGAGAACGTGGATGGTCAATACCGTCTGCTGCGAGGAGTAGATTCCACGAAAGACCAGTCCTATTTTTTGAACGCCTTGGGACAAGAACAGCTTTCGAAAGCGATGTTTCCACTCGGGCATTTGTCCAAACAAGAAGTTCGCAAAATCGCATCCGAAGCAGGCTTATATACAGCGAAGAAGAAAGATAGCACGGGCATTTGTTTTATTGGCGAGAAAAATTTCAAGGGATTTTTAAGCTCCTATTTGCCTGCCAACCCTGGTGACATTCGCACTCTTTCAGGCGAGCTGAAAGGAAGACATGATGGTTTGATGTACTATACGTTAGGCCAGCGACATGGGCTGGGGCTTGGCGGGGACGGTGAACCTTGGTTTGTGGTAGATAAAGATGTCGAACAAAACATTTTGTATGTTGGACAAGGAGCCAACCATCCTGCTTTGTTCTCTCATGGGTTAACGGCGACCGACGTCCATTGGGTGTCCCCTGCGGAAGCAGGATCCGTTTTTACCTGTACGGCAAAATTCCGATACCGTCAACCGGATCAATCCGTAACGGTTTTTGTTCGGGATGAACAAACCGTGGATGTGTTTTTCGATAACCCGCAAAAAGCCGTGACACCTGGACAAGCTGCTGTGTTTTATATGGGAGAAGTTTGTTTAGGGGGAGCAACGATAGACACGGTTCATAAACCCGTCGCTATAGCAAGCGCAGAAAGTGCATAA
- a CDS encoding spore coat protein, translating to MEQPTLSAHESMEIHELLNFKTVCLTRSKLMQGLVFDKDLKALMEKDVRQSVQAIHDLTTLYTRIHTQ from the coding sequence ATGGAACAACCGACTTTGTCCGCACATGAAAGTATGGAGATTCACGAATTGCTCAATTTTAAAACGGTTTGCTTAACCCGATCAAAATTGATGCAAGGTCTGGTTTTTGACAAGGATTTGAAAGCCTTGATGGAAAAGGATGTAAGACAATCCGTTCAGGCTATCCATGATTTGACTACTCTTTATACCCGAATCCATACCCAATAA
- a CDS encoding LLM class oxidoreductase, whose translation MKHFEKHTGYSRMFQQNQLTLGLFFPLESYQGSIPYMNMEKQVKLAKRAEELDFAALFVRDVPLYDPSFGDVGQMFDPWVYLGYLAAHTKNIALATGSIILTLRHPLHVAKAAASIDKLSGERLVLGVATGDRPIEFPAFSVDPSERSALFQESIRIMKKAWEENGQLMNGDILPKPSLFDIPVLITGHSSQTPEWIAENSDGWLYYPRNLDYQSDMIKHWRSFSDTFKPFSQSLYVDLTEDPNQAPVPIHLGFRIGRHPLMEFLQRLKLAGVNHVAINLKYGRRPAEEVIEELGQEVVPHFLTRTRD comes from the coding sequence ATGAAACATTTTGAAAAGCACACAGGATATTCACGAATGTTTCAACAAAATCAATTGACTCTGGGGTTATTCTTTCCCTTGGAATCTTACCAGGGTAGTATCCCTTATATGAATATGGAAAAACAAGTGAAATTGGCCAAAAGAGCAGAGGAGTTAGATTTTGCGGCCTTGTTCGTGCGTGATGTTCCTTTATATGATCCGAGTTTTGGGGATGTCGGTCAAATGTTCGATCCATGGGTTTATCTGGGCTATTTGGCGGCTCATACGAAAAATATCGCCTTGGCTACTGGCAGTATTATTTTGACCTTGCGTCATCCTCTTCACGTGGCGAAAGCTGCCGCTTCAATTGACAAGCTATCGGGCGAGCGCCTGGTTCTGGGAGTGGCGACAGGGGATCGTCCCATTGAATTTCCGGCCTTTTCCGTTGATCCCTCAGAGCGATCCGCCTTGTTTCAAGAATCGATACGGATCATGAAAAAAGCTTGGGAGGAAAATGGCCAGCTGATGAATGGGGACATATTGCCCAAGCCGAGTCTATTTGATATCCCTGTACTGATAACGGGTCACAGCTCCCAGACTCCAGAGTGGATTGCCGAAAACAGTGACGGTTGGCTGTACTATCCGCGCAACCTGGATTACCAGTCGGACATGATCAAGCATTGGCGTTCTTTTTCCGATACATTTAAACCATTTAGCCAGTCTTTGTATGTGGATCTGACCGAGGATCCGAATCAGGCTCCTGTCCCGATTCATCTTGGGTTCCGGATCGGTCGCCATCCTCTAATGGAATTCCTGCAAAGGCTCAAACTGGCCGGTGTCAATCACGTGGCGATCAACTTGAAATATGGCCGGCGTCCGGCTGAAGAAGTAATTGAAGAATTAGGCCAGGAAGTCGTTCCTCACTTCCTGACGAGAACTAGGGATTGA
- a CDS encoding Rrf2 family transcriptional regulator, which produces MSQISTRFSIAVHILSVIAVSSNDCTGDFIAGSVNTNPVIIRRIMAKLKKAGLLDVRAGVGGAFLLKSPEQITLLDVYRAVNATEGNQLFRIHEEPNILCPVGRNIESVLQFELKEAQSAMEHRLAQTNLSQLTTNFK; this is translated from the coding sequence TTGAGCCAAATAAGCACCCGCTTTTCTATTGCTGTTCATATCCTTTCCGTGATTGCTGTTAGTTCCAATGATTGTACGGGGGACTTTATTGCGGGCAGCGTAAATACGAACCCTGTTATAATTAGAAGAATTATGGCGAAGCTTAAGAAGGCTGGTTTATTGGACGTAAGGGCTGGAGTAGGCGGTGCCTTTTTACTCAAGAGTCCTGAACAAATTACGCTTCTTGATGTTTATCGGGCTGTGAATGCAACGGAAGGGAATCAATTATTTCGTATTCACGAAGAACCCAATATTCTTTGCCCAGTCGGGCGAAATATTGAATCGGTTCTCCAATTCGAATTAAAAGAAGCCCAATCTGCTATGGAGCATAGGTTGGCACAAACAAATTTGAGCCAACTGACCACAAATTTCAAATAA
- a CDS encoding spore coat protein has translation MNSVIEYLTGMDTLTDQVIASDLLLSSKTGIIQYAMALTEAATEEVRLILNKQLEYEIEVHERMTAYMVDKGWYHPYDISEQFAVDRTMTQTTLNLPPVPFS, from the coding sequence ATGAATAGTGTAATTGAGTACTTAACTGGAATGGACACCTTAACCGATCAAGTGATCGCCTCGGATTTGCTTCTATCTTCTAAAACCGGGATTATCCAATATGCCATGGCACTGACAGAAGCCGCTACAGAAGAGGTTAGACTAATATTAAATAAACAATTGGAGTATGAAATCGAGGTCCACGAACGAATGACTGCCTACATGGTTGATAAAGGTTGGTACCATCCCTATGATATTTCTGAGCAGTTTGCAGTGGATCGTACAATGACACAGACAACATTAAATCTACCGCCTGTACCTTTTAGCTAA
- a CDS encoding SDR family oxidoreductase gives MKMLVTGATGRLGSKVVETLLKTVPAKQLAVSVRNPEKAEGLSARGVDVRHGDFDQPETLDRAFAGIDRILIISADGDNETRIRQHTNAVTAAARAEVKFIAYTSIANAKESKNLLAPTHKATEEAILKTGIPYSFLRNNWYLENEISGIQGVMAGAPWVTSAENGKVGWAPQQDYAEAAAAVLAGNGHGRTIYELSGKLMTQEELASALGNVLGKEVIVQQVDDATYTDIMKSVGVPEFLLPFLVGIQESIREGTLEVESNDFEKLLGRPVTPIKEALTQIVNGISQTK, from the coding sequence ATGAAAATGCTAGTAACAGGTGCAACAGGAAGATTGGGTTCAAAAGTTGTAGAGACCTTATTAAAAACGGTACCAGCAAAACAACTGGCTGTAAGTGTTCGTAACCCAGAGAAAGCGGAAGGATTAAGTGCCCGTGGAGTAGACGTTAGACACGGAGATTTTGACCAGCCGGAAACATTGGATCGTGCTTTTGCAGGTATAGACCGAATATTAATTATATCCGCTGATGGAGACAACGAAACGAGAATTCGACAGCACACCAATGCAGTAACTGCCGCAGCGCGTGCGGAAGTGAAATTTATTGCTTACACAAGCATTGCGAACGCAAAAGAAAGCAAAAACCTTCTTGCTCCGACGCATAAGGCAACAGAAGAAGCTATCTTGAAAACCGGCATTCCTTACTCCTTCTTACGAAACAACTGGTACTTGGAAAATGAGATTTCAGGCATTCAAGGCGTGATGGCTGGAGCACCTTGGGTAACGTCAGCAGAAAATGGTAAAGTAGGCTGGGCGCCGCAACAAGATTATGCAGAGGCAGCAGCAGCTGTATTAGCAGGGAACGGACACGGGAGAACAATCTACGAACTTTCCGGTAAGTTGATGACACAAGAGGAATTAGCATCTGCCTTGGGAAATGTTTTGGGTAAAGAAGTAATTGTACAACAGGTTGATGATGCTACTTATACCGATATTATGAAAAGTGTGGGAGTACCAGAGTTTCTCCTACCTTTCCTTGTGGGTATCCAAGAAAGCATTCGAGAAGGCACTCTTGAAGTTGAGAGTAATGATTTCGAAAAGTTATTGGGTCGCCCAGTTACACCGATAAAGGAAGCACTGACGCAAATCGTGAACGGAATCTCCCAAACTAAATAA